A single Campylobacter hyointestinalis subsp. hyointestinalis DNA region contains:
- a CDS encoding DUF3972 domain-containing protein, protein MKTYLEIDEFCKLVHLNRDVVDDMIQRGALKTKNENDKVYIEANEGTMSIVPSSNNDVTLSLNPTLPGESFVEKTIGTILNLHEKVLDAKDETLEALRNENKFLKEALYSMQDLYDEDRKTVETLTNQLKIAQDEVEFLKRKYKLMWNKAVENFKS, encoded by the coding sequence ATGAAGACCTATCTTGAAATCGATGAATTTTGTAAGCTGGTTCATTTAAATCGTGATGTTGTAGATGATATGATACAAAGAGGCGCTCTTAAGACAAAAAATGAAAACGATAAAGTTTATATCGAGGCAAACGAAGGAACGATGAGTATAGTTCCTAGTTCAAATAATGATGTTACTCTTAGCTTAAATCCTACTTTACCAGGAGAGAGTTTCGTTGAAAAAACCATAGGAACGATTTTAAATTTACATGAAAAAGTTTTAGACGCCAAAGATGAAACGCTTGAGGCTTTGCGAAATGAAAATAAATTTTTAAAAGAAGCGCTTTATTCTATGCAAGATCTTTATGATGAGGATAGAAAAACGGTAGAAACTCTTACAAATCAGCTAAAAATCGCTCAAGATGAAGTTGAGTTTTTAAAAAGAAAATATAAGCTTATGTGGAATAAAGCAGTAGAAAATTTCAAATCCTAA